A window of Juglans regia cultivar Chandler chromosome 7, Walnut 2.0, whole genome shotgun sequence contains these coding sequences:
- the LOC108991263 gene encoding mitochondrial uncoupling protein 5-like produces MGLKGFVEGGIASIVAGCSTHPLDLLKVRMQLQGEANASKPTANAAVKNLRPALAFHTTSLSAPGSINVPLPPPPAARAGLISVGARIVQQEGVGALFSGVSATVLRQSLYSTTRMGLYDILKKKWADPKSGNLPLGSKIGAGLIAGAVGAAVGNPADVAMVRMQADGRLPPAQRRNYTSVVDAITRMARQEGIPSLWRGSSLTINRAMLVTASQLASYDQIKEMILEKRVMKDGLGTHVTASFAAGFVAAVASNPVDVIKTRVMNMKVEPGAEPPYSGPLDCALKTVRAEGPMALYKGFVPTISRQGPFTVVLFVTLEQVRKLLKDF; encoded by the coding sequence ATGGGTCTGAAAGGTTTTGTTGAAGGAGGCATAGCTTCAATTGTTGCAGGCTGTAGCACCCACCCTCTGGACCTGCTCAAGGTCCGAATGCAGCTCCAAGGTGAAGCCAACGCCTCAAAACCGACCGCGAATGCTGCGGTAAAAAATCTCCGCCCGGCTCTCGCCTTCCACACCACCTCGCTCTCTGCTCCGGGATCGATCAACGTGCCTCTCCCGCCTCCCCCGGCGGCGCGTGCGGGTCTTATATCAGTTGGTGCCCGCATCGTCCAACAGGAAGGTGTCGGTGCGTTGTTCTCGGGCGTCTCAGCGACCGTCCTCCGACAGAGTCTCTACTCGACGACTCGAATGGGCCTCTACGACATCCTGAAAAAGAAGTGGGCCGACCCCAAATCCGGAAACCTGCCTCTCGGAAGCAAGATAGGGGCGGGGCTGATAGCCGGCGCGGTCGGTGCTGCGGTGGGCAACCCGGCCGACGTGGCCATGGTCCGCATGCAAGCCGACGGGCGGCTACCCCCGGCTCAGCGCCGCAACTACACGAGCGTGGTCGACGCCATAACCCGCATGGCCCGCCAGGAAGGGATCCCCAGCCTGTGGCGCGGCTCGTCCCTGACGATAAACCGCGCGATGCTGGTGACCGCCTCGCAGCTGGCATCGTACGACCAGATCAAGGAGATGATATTGGAGAAGAGAGTGATGAAGGACGGGCTAGGAACCCACGTGACGGCCAGCTTCGCAGCGGGGTTCGTGGCGGCGGTGGCGTCTAATCCGGTGGACGTGATCAAGACGAGGGTGATGAACATGAAGGTGGAGCCAGGAGCGGAGCCTCCGTACTCGGGTCCTCTGGATTGCGCGTTGAAGACGGTGCGAGCCGAGGGCCCAATGGCTCTGTACAAGGGGTTCGTGCCAACCATTTCGAGACAGGGACCTTTCACTGTCGTGCTGTTCGTGACGCTCGAGCAGGTTCGCAAACTGCTCAAGGATTTCTGA
- the LOC108991257 gene encoding 14-3-3-like protein GF14 kappa yields MASLLTREQYVYMAKLAEQAERYEEMVQFMENLVTGSNQVSELTVEERNLLSVAYKNVIGSLRAAWRIVSSIEQKEEGRKNEEHVVLVKDYRSKVESELSTVCAGILRLLDSHLVPSASTGESKVFYLKMKGDYHRYMAEFKVGDERKTAAEETMLAYKAAQDIALADLAPTHPIRLGLALNFSVFYYEILNSSEKACGMAKQAFEEAIAELDTLGEESYKDSTLIMQLLRDNLTLWTSDMQEQIDEA; encoded by the exons ATGGCTTCTTTACTGACTAGGGAGCAGTACGTGTACATGGCCAAGCTGGCGGAGCAAGCCGAGCGCTACGAGGAAATGGTCCAGTTCATGGAAAACCTTGTGACTGGCTCCAACCAGGTCTCCGAGCTCACTGTGGAGGAGCGCAACCTCCTCTCCGTCGCCTACAAGAACGTGATCGGCTCACTCCGGGCAGCTTGGCGCATCGTGTCCTCGATCGAGCAGAAGGAAGAGGGCCGCAAGAACGAGGAGCACGTCGTCCTCGTCAAGGACTATCGGTCCAAGGTCGAGTCGGAGCTCTCGACCGTCTGCGCTGGGATTCTGAGGCTGCTCGACTCGCATCTGGTGCCGTCGGCTTCCACAGGGGAGTCCAAGGTGTTTTATCTGAAGATGAAGGGCGATTATCATCGCTATATGGCTGAGTTCAAGGTCGGGGATGAGAGGAAAACCGCGGCCGAGGAGACTATGCTGGCTTACAAAGCGGCTcag GATATAGCACTTGCAGATCTTGCTCCGACACACCCTATAAGGCTGGGGCTGGCACTTAACTTCTCTGTCTTTTACTATGAGATCCTAAACTCATCAGAGAAAGCTTGTGGCATGGCAAAGCAG GCCTTTGAGGAAGCTATTGCTGAGCTGGACACATTAGGCGAGGAGTCCTACAAGGATAGCACTCTCATCATGCAATTGCTGAGGGACAACCTTACGCTTTGGACTTCAGATATGCAG GAGCAGATCGATGAAGCATAA